The Musa acuminata AAA Group cultivar baxijiao chromosome BXJ1-3, Cavendish_Baxijiao_AAA, whole genome shotgun sequence genome window below encodes:
- the LOC135638658 gene encoding probable galacturonosyltransferase 15 gives MLISCDDAENIVFHIITDKKTYTLMHTWFALHSVFPAILEVRGLHQFNSPPDEDVVIMDTVEELHQSSYTYRYYRGVAEEYRRLSALKPSTFSLVNYLRIHLPELFPKLERVIFLDDDVVVQRDLTSLWHLDLHGLVMGAVSSQECNHGLCIGKTFNDYMNVSNPLISSSSLDLQRTQCAWLEGMNIFDLRAWRKNNITRTYQRWLKLACSSRSTIQCSLHSQGAKL, from the exons ATGCTGATAAGTTGTGATGATGCCGAGAATATAGTGTTCCACATTATCACTGATAAGAAAACCTACACCTTGATGCATACCTGGTTTGCTCTCCACTCTGTCTTTCCTGCCATTTTGGAGGTAAGGGGACTTCACCAATTCAACTCCCCTCCTGATGAGGATGTGGTGATCATGGACACAGTAGAGGAGCTTCATCAGAGCTCATACACTTATCGCTACTACAGGGGAGTAGCTGAAGAATACAGAAGACTTTCAGCTTTAAAACCAAGCACGTTTTCACTCGTGAATTATCTGAGGATACATCTTCCAGAG CTGTTTCCAAAGTTGGAAAGGGTAATCTTTCTGGATGACGATGTGGTGGTGCAGAGAGACTTGACATCACTGTGGCATTTAGATCTCCATGGACTTGTCATGGGTGCTGTTAGTTCACAAGAGTGCAATCATGGCCTTTGTATTGGGAAGACATTCAATGACTACATGAATGTCTCAAATCCATTGATATCGTCATCATCATTGGACTTGCAGAGAACTCAGTGTGCATGGTTGGAGGGCATGAACATTTTCGATCTGCGAGCATGGAGAAAGAACAACATCACCAGGACCTACCAGCGCTGGCTTAAGTTGGCATGTTCTTCCAGATCAACAATTCAGTGTTCTTTGCATTCACAAGGTGCTAAGCTGTAA
- the LOC135637288 gene encoding probable galacturonosyltransferase 14, whose translation MMLKGSSRWLRYRLVVPVILVMALLLPFVFIRAASICCLGWRIGPRLLLDSSQDFMKELRRVYLEGTDEGGHNLDQRLVNAAPDSLDDLISEMSSPSFYQHLDLRTFLLKTKAMLLKMDQEIQSARLEACIASA comes from the exons ATGATGTTGAAGGGATCGAGTCGTTGGTTGCGTTACCGCTTGGTTGTGCCCGTCATCCTCGTCATGGCCCTGCTTCTCCCCTTCGTCTTCATCAGGGCCGCCTCCATTT GTTGCTTAGGGTGGAGGATTGGGCCTCGGTTGTTACTTGATTCATCTCAG GATTTCATGAAGGAACTAAGGAGAGTATACTTGGAGGGGACGGACGAAGGGGGACATAATTTAGATCAAAGGTTGGTGAATGCTGCACCGGATTCGTTGGATGATCTGATATCAGAAATGAGTTCTCCCTCTTTCTATCAACACCTTGACCTCAGAACATTCTTGTTGAAGACCAAGGCCATG CTACTGAAGATGGATCAAGAAATCCAGTCTGCTAGGCTTGAAGCATGCATTGCCTCAGCTTGA